One region of Pseudomonas sp. B21-040 genomic DNA includes:
- a CDS encoding DUF6429 family protein, which produces MEYDDKLIEEAVLALLATFSFDNGNAWKGFDFETMNRLHEHGFISNPVNKNKSIWLTAEGLERGRQIADRLFGVRTQVEHVSDSDI; this is translated from the coding sequence ATGGAATACGACGATAAACTGATTGAAGAAGCCGTGCTTGCCCTGTTGGCAACCTTCAGCTTTGATAACGGCAATGCTTGGAAAGGGTTCGACTTCGAGACCATGAACCGATTACATGAACATGGTTTCATCAGTAATCCGGTGAACAAGAACAAATCGATTTGGTTGACGGCTGAAGGGTTGGAGCGAGGTCGGCAGATAGCCGACCGGTTGTTTGGGGTAAGAACTCAAGTGGAGCATGTATCCGACTCGGATATCTGA
- a CDS encoding tail fiber assembly protein: protein MYPTRISDFIPRTYGRWGLWIAYGISEGWSASNENADWLFTAFVAPKQTPDEAYAVNKAAQVSLLVRASENMTPLLLSLQLGDATEAEIALAKRWQTYSRALQTVDLANELPAWPAIPS from the coding sequence ATGTATCCGACTCGGATATCTGACTTCATACCGCGGACATACGGTAGGTGGGGTTTATGGATCGCATACGGTATAAGCGAGGGATGGAGCGCCTCCAATGAAAATGCCGATTGGTTGTTCACAGCTTTTGTCGCCCCCAAACAAACTCCAGATGAGGCTTACGCCGTAAATAAGGCCGCCCAAGTTTCCCTTCTGGTTCGGGCGTCAGAGAATATGACGCCGCTCTTGCTGTCGCTCCAACTGGGTGATGCGACAGAGGCAGAAATCGCGCTGGCCAAACGTTGGCAAACGTATTCTCGAGCGCTGCAAACGGTAGACTTGGCTAATGAGCTTCCCGCTTGGCCCGCTATACCTTCCTGA